In Saccharomyces eubayanus strain FM1318 chromosome XIII, whole genome shotgun sequence, one DNA window encodes the following:
- the VPS20 gene encoding ESCRT-III subunit protein VPS20 → MGQKSSKVQITKTDRAILEVKRSKDEIHKFTRRTDSLIQVEKYQLKELIRAHPKNYKSNIKVRFLLKRIHYQEHLLQQASDQLINLENMISTLEFKMVETQFINGLRNGNEILKKLNKEFSNVDELMDDVQDQIAYQNEINETLSRSIVGANDYEDELDKELDALEMEVNTKEKKDKVEAANLPSTEGLPSLSKEEQTDHKEREELIQDRKGNSKEPVALLS, encoded by the coding sequence ATGGGCCAGAAAAGTAGCAAAGTGCAAATAACTAAGACGGATAGGGCAATTTTAGAAGTCAAACGATCTAAGGATGAAATTCACAAATTTACCAGAAGGACAGACAGCTTGATACAAGTAGAAAAATACCAATTGAAAGAGTTGATACGAGCTCATCCTAAAAACTACAAATCGAATATTAAGGTGCGGTtcttattgaaaagaattcaTTATCAAGAGCACCTGTTGCAACAAGCTTCAGATCAGCTCAttaatttggaaaacatgATATCAACACTagaattcaaaatggtGGAAACACAGTTTATCAATGGGCTGAGAAACGGTAatgaaatattgaaaaaattgaacaaagaaTTTAGCAACGTTGATGAACTAATGGACGATGTGCAGGACCAAATAGCATAccaaaatgaaattaaTGAAACACTATCTAGAAGTATTGTTGGAGCAAATGACTATGAAGATGAGTTAGATAAAGAATTAGATGCACTAGAAATGGAGGTCAatacaaaggaaaagaaggacAAGGTAGAAGCAGCCAATTTGCCGTCAACAGAAGGGTTGCCATCGCTGtctaaagaagaacaaactGACCATAAAGAAAGGGAAGAGCTTATTCAAGATAGGAAGGGAAACAGCAAGGAACCTGTAGCATTATTGTCCTAG
- the CTF18 gene encoding Ctf18p has translation MVDTVPHIGSLGRSSLFDTGDGEVASSADTIGVNQEDIDAFVSSNGETVKLKKKSAKSATGNISLYTNPDTVWRSDDTYGININYLLDRIDASSGDRSNSSKTSTMASKVDNNSLWVEKWRPKKFLDLVGNEKINRRILGWLRQWTPAVFKEQLPKLPNEKEENEAEPDPLKRPYKRILLLHGPPGIGKTSVAHVIAKQSGFSVSEINASDERAGPMVKEKIHNLLFNHTFNVNPVCLVADEIDGSAEGGFIRILVDIIQNDMKATNKLLFSQPDKKNKKGKSRRSALLIRPIICICNNLYAPSLEKLKPFCEIVSVKRPSDTTLQERLNLICHKENMSIPLKTINDLIDLAQGDVRNCINNLQFLASSIDGKSSNNLDEPNSNKSTWGSSNKDSPISWFKIVNQLFRRDPHREIKDQFYELLHQVELNGNSDKIVQGCFNIFPHVKYSDNGIRKPANISDWMFFHDLMYKSMYEHNGELLRYSALVPLVFFQTFGDIANKDDIRMKNSEYEQRELKRANSDIVDSIVRHISVESPLMASFTNRNSLVFQILPYLDSMISSDLNKVKNLKFKQTIIETLVQVMKSFQLSLMENHSDGFDVRGGLAIDPPIDKVVLLDPKHINEVQHKRPNNLNFLLAKIEENKVKKRHIDQVTNERLQSQEIHTKKTKTAPNSSSSTIDFFKNQYRIINQAPEASGERKNAGSGKPDDNTEEVKIWVKYKEGFSNAVRKNVTWNSLWE, from the coding sequence ATGGTCGATACCGTACCGCACATTGGTTCGTTAGGGAGAAGCTCACTTTTTGATACGGGAGATGGAGAGGTGGCTTCTAGTGCTGACACAATTGGTGTAAACCAAGAAGACATTGACGCGTTTGTATCGAGTAATGGCGAAACGGttaaattgaagaagaagtctGCGAAATCGGCCACGGGAAATATAAGTTTGTACACCAATCCTGACACTGTTTGGAGATCAGATGATACGTACGGCATCAATATCAACTACTTACTAGACAGGATTGATGCATCGAGCGGAGACCGTTCTAATAGTTCCAAGACATCTACCATGGCTAGCAAAGTAGATAATAACTCTCTGTGGGTGGAGAAATGGCGTCCcaaaaaattcttggaCTTAGTGGGGAACGAAAAGATAAATAGGAGAATATTAGGTTGGCTAAGACAGTGGACCCCCGCTGTGTTTAAAGAACAATTACCCAAATTACCCAATGAAAAGGAGGAAAATGAAGCGGAACCAGATCCGTTGAAAAGACCATATAAGAGGATTTTGCTACTGCATGGTCCACCCGGAATAGGGAAAACATCAGTGGCGCACGTTATTGCCAAACAATCAGGCTTTTCTGTCTCAGAGATAAATGCAAGCGATGAAAGGGCTGGCCCTATGGTGAAGGAGAAAATTCATaatcttttatttaatCATACTTTCAATGTCAACCCGGTATGTTTAGTTGCAGATGAGATTGATGGAAGCGCTGAAGGCGGATTTATTAGAATTTTAGTTGACATTATCCAAAACGACATGAAAGCTACTAATAAACTATTATTTAGTCAACCggataagaaaaacaagaagggTAAAAGTAGAAGGTCAGCTCTACTTATACGGCCTATAATTTGTATTTGCAATAATTTGTACGCACCTTCTTTAGAAAAACTAAAACCGTTTTGTGAGATTGTTTCTGTGAAAAGACCTTCTGATACCACACTACAAGAAAGACTGAACCTCATCTGccataaagaaaacatgaGCATTCCTCTAAAGACAATCAATGACTTAATTGATCTGGCTCAAGGTGATGTAAGGAATTGTATAAACAATCTACAATTTTTAGCTTCAAGTATCGATGGAAAAAGCAGTAATAACCTGGATGAACCCAACTCCAACAAAAGCACATGGGGGTCATCCAACAAAGATTCGCCGATATCCTGGTTTAAAATCGTAAACCAACTCTTTAGAAGAGATCCACATCGCGAAATTAAAGATCAATTTTACGAATTGTTACATCAAGTGGAGCTCAATGGTAACTCAGATAAAATAGTGCAAGGGTGctttaatatttttcctCACGTGAAATATTCTGATAATGGTATAAGGAAACCAGCAAATATCTCAGATTGGATGTTTTTCCACGACTTGATGTACAAATCAATGTATGAGCATAATGGCGAGCTGTTGCGATACTCCGCTCTTGTACCTTTAGTATTCTTCCAAACATTCGGTGATATTGCAAACAAAGACGACATTAGAATGAAAAACAGCGAGTATGAACAAAgagaattgaaaagagcCAATTCAGATATAGTTGATTCGATTGTCAGACACATCTCGGTAGAATCACCATTGATGGCCAGCTTTACAAATAGAAACTCTCTGgtatttcaaatacttcCATACTTGGATTCTATGATCTCTTCTGACTTAaacaaagtgaaaaatttgaaattcaaacaaaCGATTATTGAAACATTAGTCCAGGTGATGAAAAGCTTTCAACTAAGTTTGATGGAGAATCATTCAGACGGATTTGATGTAAGAGGTGGTTTGGCAATCGATCCGCCTATCGACAAAGTTGTGTTGCTAGATCCAAAACATATCAATGAAGTCCAACATAAGAGGCCaaataatttgaatttcCTCCTGGCCAAAATTGAGGAGAACAAAGTTAAAAAGAGGCATATTGACCAAGTAACAAATGAGAGATTGCAGTCGCAGGAAATTCATACtaaaaaaaccaagacGGCGCCAAATTCCTCCTCCAGTACAATCGACTTCTTTAAAAATCAGTACCGAATAATAAATCAAGCCCCGGAAGCTTCTGgggaaaggaaaaatgcTGGCTCAGGTAAACCTGATGATAACACCGAGGAGGTTAAAATATGGgtaaaatataaagaaggGTTTTCCAACGCAGTAAGAAAGAATGTAACCTGGAATAGCTTATGGGAGTAA
- the SEC14 gene encoding phosphatidylinositol/phosphatidylcholine transfer protein SEC14: MVTQQEKEFLESYPQNCPSNALPGTPGNLNSAQEKALGELRKILEDAGFVERLDDSTLLRFLRARKFDVQLAKEMFENCEKWRKDYGTDTILQDFHYEEKPLIAKFYPQYYHKTDKDGRPVYFEELGAVNLHEMNKVTSEERMLKNLVWEYESVVNFRLPACSRAAGHLVETSCTIMDLKGISISSAYSVMSYVREASYISQNYYPERMGKFYIINAPFGFSTAFRLFKPFLDPVTVSKIFILSSSYQKELLKQIPAENLPVKFGGKSEVDESTGGLYLSDIGPWRDPKYIGPEGEAPEAFSLK; the protein is encoded by the exons ATGGTTACA caacaagaaaaggaatttttAGAATCCTACCCACAAAATTGTCCCTCAAATGCCCTACCAGGTACTCCAGGTAATTTAAATAGTGCCCAAGAGAAGGCCTTAGGAGAGCTCAGAAAGATTCTAGAAGACGCTGGTTTCGTTGAACGTTTAGATGATTCGACCTTATTACGTTTTCTAAGAGCCAGAAAGTTTGACGTTCAATTGGCTAAGGAAATGTTTGAAAACTGTGAAAAATGGAGGAAGGATTACGGTACAGACACTATCTTACAAGATTTTCACTACGAAGAAAAGCCATTGATTGCCAAGTTTTACCCACAATACTACCACAAGACAGACAAAGATGGCCGTCCAgtatattttgaagagttAGGTGCTGTTAACTTGCATGAAATGAATAAGGTTACATCTGAAGAGCGCATGCTGAAGAACTTGGTGTGGGAATACGAATCTGTTGTCAATTTCAGATTACCTGCTTGTTCAAGAGCTGCTGGCCACCTGGTAGAGACTTCATGTACGATTATGGATTTGAAAGGTATCTCTATTTCTAGTGCATACAGCGTCATGTCATACGTCAGGGAAGCCTCCTACATCAGTCAAAACTATTACCCAGAACGTATGGGTAAGTTTTACATTATTAATGCTCCATTTGGTTTCTCTACCGCATTTAGATTATTTAAGCCTTTCTTGGATCCTGTTACCGTTTCAAAGATCTTTATTTTAAGCTCATCTTACCAAAAGGAATTATTAAAGCAGATTCCAGCCGAAAACTTGCCTGTCAAATTTGGTGGTAAGTCCGAAGTTGATGAGTCCACGGGTGGGTTATACTTATCCGATATCGGTCCATGGAGAGATCCAAAATACATTGGACCAGAAGGTGAAGCTCCGGAAGCGTTTTCGTTGAAATGA
- the NAM7 gene encoding ATP-dependent RNA helicase NAM7, whose protein sequence is MVAGSHTPYDLSNSPSDVNIQPATQLTSTLVEDDDVDSQMLEETQVADTGFRSASASDNSCAYCGIDSAKCVIKCNSCKKWFCNTKNGTSSSHIINHLVLSHHNVVSLHPDSDLGDTVLECYNCGRKNVFLLGFVSAKSEAVVVLLCRIPCAQTKNANWDTDQWQPLIEDRQLLSWVAEQPTEEEKLKARLITPSQISKLEAKWRSNKDATINDIDAPEEQEAIPPLLLRYQDAYEYQRSYGPLIKLEADYDKQLKESQALEHISVSWSLALNNRHLASFTLSTFESNELKVAIGDEMILWYSGMQHPDWEGRGYIVRLPNSFQDTFTLELKPSKIPPPTHLTTGFTAEFIWKGTSYDRMQDALKKFAIDKKSISGFLYYKILGHQVVDISFDVPLPKEFSIANFAQLNSSQSNAVSHVLQRPLSLIQGPPGTGKTVTSATIVYHLSKIHKDRILVCAPSNVAVDHLAAKLRDLGLKVVRLTAKSREDVESSVSNLALHNLVGRGAKGELKNLLKLKDEVGELSASDTKRFVKLVRKTEAEILNKADVVCCTCVGAGDKRLDTKFRTVLIDESTQASEPECLIPIVKGAKQVILVGDHQQLGPVILERKAADAGLKQSLFERLISLGHVPIRLEVQYRMNPCLSEFPSNMFYEGSLQNGVTIEQRTVPNSKFPWPIRGIPMMFWANYGREEISANGTSFLNRIEAMNCERIITKLFRDGVKPEQIGVITPYEGQRAYILQYMQMNGSLDKDLYIKVEVASVDAFQGREKDYIILSCVRANEQQAIGFLRDPRRLNVGLTRAKYGLVILGNPRSLARNTLWNHLLIHFREKGCLVEGTLDNLQLCTVQLVRPQPRKTEQPINPQFNMESEMGDFPKFQDFDTQSMMSFSGQMGNFSSAFVNNSELSSYINNDYWNFENFKSAFSQKQNHNEMNDGNLYQEEGPRLDSNFARELQREEQKHELSKDFSNLGI, encoded by the coding sequence atgGTCGCCGGCTCTCACACTCCTTATGATTTATCAAATTCTCCATCTGATGTAAATATCCAACCTGCCACACAATTAACCTCCACCTTGGTTGAGGATGACGATGTGGATAGTCAAATGCTTGAGGAGACCCAAGTCGCTGACACAGGGTTCCGCTCTGCATCAGCCTCTGACAACTCGTGCGCATACTGTGGTATAGATTCTGCGAAATGTGTCATCAAATGTAATTCATGTAAGAAATGGTTTTGTAACACTAAGAATGGTACAAGCAGTTCCCACATTATCAACCATTTGGTTCTGTCTCATCATAACGTTGTGTCGTTGCATCCAGATTCAGATTTGGGGGATACTGTGTTGGAGTGTTATAACTGTGGTCGTAAAAACGTGTTTTTATTGGGATTTGTCTCTGCCAAAAGCGAAGCCGTCGTGGTACTGCTCTGTAGAATACCTTGTGCCCAAACTAAAAATGCGAATTGGGACACTGACCAATGGCAGCCTTTGATTGAAGACAGACAGCTTTTATCATGGGTTGCTGAACAACccactgaagaagaaaaattaaaggctCGTCTCATAACTCCTAGCCAAATATCCAAACTAGAAGCCAAATGGAGATCCAACAAAGACGCTACGATTAACGATATCGATGCCCCAGAGGAACAAGAAGCAATTCCACCTTTGTTATTGAGATACCAAGACGCTTATGAATACCAAAGATCTTACGGGCCCTTGATCAAACTAGAGGCTGATTACGATAAGCAACTCAAAGAATCTCAAGCGTTGGAACACATTTCCGTCTCATGGTCCCTAGCACTAAACAACAGACATTTGGCTTCCTTCACTTTATCTACCTTTGAATCAAATGAACTAAAAGTGGCTATTGGTGATGAGATGATACTTTGGTACTCTGGCATGCAACACCCTGACTGGGAAGGTCGTGGTTACATTGTTCGTTTACCTAACAGCTTCCAGGATACTTTCACATTAGAGTTAAAACCAAGTAAGATTCCACCACCAACTCACTTGACCACTGGTTTTACTGCCGAGTTTATCTGGAAAGGTACTTCTTATGATAGAATGCAAGatgcattgaaaaaatttgccaTTGACAAGAAATCTATTTCCGGGTTTTTGTATTATAAAATCTTAGGACATCAAGTCGTTGATATTTCTTTCGACGTTCCATTACCCAAAGAGTTCTCAATCGCAAATTTCGCCCAATTAAATTCATCCCAATCGAATGCAGTTAGTCACGTTTTGCAACGCCCATTGTCTTTGATTCAAGGCCCTCCAGGTACAGGTAAGACTGTTACTTCTGCGACGATTGTGTATCacctttccaaaattcATAAGGATCGGATATTAGTCTGTGCCCCATCCAATGTCGCTGTTGATCATTTGGCCGCTAAATTGCGTGACTTGGGTTTAAAAGTTGTTAGACTTACTGCCAAGAGTAGAGAAGATGTAGAAAGTTCAGTCTCTAACCTAGCCTTACACAATTTGGTTGGACGTGGAGCCAAAggtgaattgaaaaatttactgAAGCTGAAGGATGAAGTCGGTGAATTATCTGCCTCTGATACAAAAAGATTTGTCAAATTAGTAAGGAAAACAGAAGCGGAGATTCTAAATAAGGCAGATGTCGTCTGTTGTACATGTGTTGGTGCTGGCGATAAACGTTTAGATACCAAATTCAGAACTGTATTAATCGATGAAAGTACTCAAGCCTCAGAGCCAGAATGTTTAATCCCAATTGTCAAGGGTGCTAAACAAGTTATTTTAGTTGGTGATCACCAACAATTAGGCCCAGTCATATTAGAACGTAAGGCTGCAGACGCCGGGTTGAAGCAGTCTCTTTTCGAAAGACTGATCTCTTTAGGTCACGTGCCTATCCGTTTAGAGGTGCAATACCGTATGAACCCTTGCTTAAGTGAGTTTCCAAGTAACATGTTTTATGAAGGTAGTTTACAAAACGGTGTCACAATTGAACAAAGGACTGTTCCAAATAGTAAATTTCCATGGCCTATTCGTGGTATCCCGATGATGTTCTGGGCCAACTATGGTAGAGAAGAAATCTCTGCTAACGGTACCTCTTTCTTAAACAGAATCGAAGCAATGAACTGTGAACGTATTATTACAAAACTTTTCAGAGATGGTGTTAAACCTGAACAAATCGGTGTTATTACGCCCTATGAGGGTCAAAGAGCATATATTTTACAATATATGCAAATGAATGGTTCATTGGATAAagatttatatataaaagtCGAAGTCGCCTCTGTTGATGCATTCCAAGGACGTGAAAAAGATTATATTATCTTATCATGTGTCCGTGCCAATGAACAACAGGCTATCGGTTTCTTACGCGATCCTCGCCGTTTAAACGTCGGACTAACTCGTGCCAAATACGGGTTAGTTATTCTTGGAAACCCAAGATCCCTAGCAAGGAATACACTATGGAACCATTTGTTGATACATTTCAGAGAAAAGGGCTGTTTAGTCGAAGGTACATTAGACAACTTACAACTATGTACTGTGCAACTAGTTCGCCCTCAACCAAGAAAGACTGAACAACCGATAAATCCCCAATTTAACATGGAATCAGAGATGGGTGACTTCCCAAAATTCCAAGATTTCGACACTCAGAGTATGATGTCATTTAGTGGGCAAATGGGTAATTTCAGTAGTGCATTTGTCAATAATTCTGAGCTTTCATCTTACATTAATAATGATTATTggaattttgaaaattttaaaagcgctttttctcaaaagcAAAACCATAATGAAATGAACGATGGAAATCTCTACCAGGAGGAAGGCCCCCGTTTGGATTCGAATTTTGCAAGAGAATTACAAAGAGAAGAACAGAAGCATGAACTTTCAAAAGACTTTAGTAATTTGGGGATTTAA
- the ISF1 gene encoding Isf1p: protein MIASEIFERDVQDPFCQGCDYEDETVVPNFLGSNDFVNSKLASFSFENSLKNNYSRNNSSNNSNRHNSFPHIIGHHLRKIKTAPHHLSSFIPPTSANTSNETIRPAPRRVRANSSTLIHQLCRQSTRQSSLGDTANTCIEHKRSKPRSRHSSCYGIPTHLYGLEKYVSSELDSLAANNDQPNDTTLPSASASTSTSNSNSYLNLNSNWNVNPVSNSTACPSSNLPNEKTNRLKLISHGKIPSNNIASHSGNFAHYSKERTAANLRRESSSMLSSGSSSSPLQTRNNSYSNSLVKSSSNSSLNTSVASSTDEPLPQASTCVEDRKPGRTSFIKLSLANSFSN, encoded by the coding sequence ATGATAGcttctgaaattttcgAAAGAGATGTGCAAGATCCATTTTGTCAAGGTTGTGATTATGAGGACGAAACAGTGGTACCAAACTTTTTAGGTTCAAACGATTTTGTAAACTCTAAATTAGCTTCCTTTAGTTTCGAAAACTCTTTAAAGAATAACTACTCTCGTAACAACAGCAGTAATAATTCGAACAGACATAACAGTTTCCCCCATATCATTGGTCAtcatttgagaaaaatcaaaactgCTCCACATCATCTATCTAGTTTCATCCCGCCAACTTCAGCAAACACTTCCAATGAAACAATTCGTCCCGCTCCAAGAAGAGTAAGAGCAAATAGCAGTACTCTTATTCACCAACTGTGTAGACAGTCAACCAGACAGTCTTCCTTAGGTGACACAGCAAATACCTGTATTGAACATAAACGCTCAAAGCCTAGGTCCAGACACTCGTCCTGCTACGGTATACCAACACATCTTTACGGGTTAGAAAAGTACGTTTCGTCTGAATTGGATTCGTTGGCAGCAAACAACGATCAGCCAAATGATACTACTCTCCCATCAGCATCTGCTTCGACCTCGACCTCGAACTCAAATTCGTATTTGAATCTCAATTCCAACTGGAATGTAAACCCTGTTTCCAACTCTACCGCATGCCCATCGTCTAATCTTcccaatgaaaaaactaaTCGATTAAAATTGATTTCTCATGGAAAAATACCATCAAATAACATCGCAAGCCATAGCGGAAACTTCGCCCATTATTCTAAAGAACGCACGGCAGCTAATTTGAGAAGAGAATCCTCTTCGATGCTTTCGTCCGGCTCCTCTTCATCTCCCTTGCAGACAAGAAATAATTCGTATTCTAACTCTTTGGTAAAATCGTCTTCCAATAGTTCTTTGAATACTAGTGTAGCTTCTTCTACAGACGAACCTCTTCCACAAGCCTCCACATGTGTGGAGGATAGGAAACCAGGAAGGACATCATTCATAAAATTATCATTAGcaaattccttttctaattaa
- the ADH3 gene encoding alcohol dehydrogenase ADH3 yields the protein MLRTSTLFTRRVQPSLLARNILRLQSTAAIPQTQKGVIFYENNGKLHYKDIPVPEPKPNEILINVKYSGVCHTDLHAWHGDWPLPVKLPLVGGHEGAGVVVKLGSNVKGWKVGDLAGIKWLNGSCMTCEFCESGHESNCPDADLSGYTHDGSFQQFATADAIQAAKIQQGTDLAEVAPILCAGVTVYKALKEANLKAGEWVAISGAAGGLGSLAVQYATAMGYRVLGIDAGAEKEKLFKQLGGEVFIDFTKTKDMVSDIQEATKGGPQGVINVSVSEAAISLSTQYVRPTGTVVLVGLPANAYVKSEVFSHVIKSINIKGSYVGNRADTREALDFFSRGLIKSPIKVVGLSELPMVYDLMEKGKILGRYVVDTSK from the coding sequence ATGCTAAGAACATCAACGCTGTTCACAAGACGTGTTCAACCAAGTCTACTTGCTAGAAATATCCTCAGATTACAATCCACCGCAGCAATTCCCCAAACTCAAAAGGGTGTCATTTTTTATGAGAATAACGGGAAATTACATTACAAGGACATTCCAGTCCCAGAACCAAAGCCAAATGAAATCTTGATTAACGTTAAGTATTCCGGTGTTTGTCATACCGATTTACACGCATGGCACGGGGATTGGCCATTGCCCGTCAAGCTACCATTAGTGGGTGGTCATGAAGGTGCCGGTGTTGTTGTCAAATTAGGTTCCAATGTCAAAGGCTGGAAAGTTGGCGATTTGGCAGGTATCAAGTGGTTGAACGGCTCTTGTATGACTTGTGAATTTTGTGAGTCTGGCCACGAATCTAACTGTCCAGACGCTGACCTGTCTGGTTACACACATGACGGTTCCTTCCAGCAATTCGCTACCGCTGATGCTATACAAGCTGCCAAGATCCAACAAGGTACTGACTTAGCTGAAGTGGCCCCAATACTATGTGCCGGTGTTACTGTATATAAAGCACTAAAAGAAGCAAACTTAAAAGCCGGTGAATGGGTTGCCATTTCTGGTGCTGCAGGTGGGTTAGGTTCTCTAGCCGTTCAATATGCTACAGCAATGGGCTACAGAGTTTTAGGAATTGACGCAGGCgcagagaaagaaaagcttTTCAAGCAACTTGGAGGTGAAGTGTTTATTGATTTTACCAAGACTAAGGATATGGTCTCCGACATCCAAGAAGCTACTAAAGGTGGCCCTCAAGGTGTCATCAACGTTTCAGTTTCGGAAGCCGCCATCTCTTTATCCACGCAATACGTGAGACCAACCGGTACTGTCGTCTTGGTTGGTTTGCCAGCCAATGCCTACGTCAAGTCCGAGGTCTTTTCTCATGTTATCAAGTCCATCAATATCAAGGGTTCCTATGTTGGTAACAGAGCTGATACGAGAGAGGCCTTAGACTTCTTTAGCAGAGGCTTGATCAAATCACCAATTAAGGTTGTTGGATTGTCTGAATTACCAATGGTTTATGATTTGATGGAAAAGGGTAAGATTTTGGGTAGATACGTTGTCGATACTAGTAAATAA